In the genome of Candidatus Methylomirabilota bacterium, the window CTGGCCTCCTGGGTTCCCGGGGCCCTCGGGCTCCTCCTGCGCTCCCGGCTGTATCCGCGCCTGCTCGGGGCCTGCGGCCGGAACGTCTCCTTCGGGGTCAACGTGACGCTCCGCCATCCGCGGAAGATCCGCATCGGCGACGACGTGGCCGTGGACGACGGCTGCGTGCTCGACGCCAAGGGGACCGCCAACGAGGGGATCCGGATCGGGCGCCGCGTCTTCCTGGGTCGAAACACCATTCTCACCTGCAAGGATGGCGACATCGTGCTCGAGGACGGTGTCAACATCTCCTATCACTGCGCGGTGTTCTCGGCCTCCTCCGTCCGGATCGGCGCCGACACGTTACTGGCGGCCTACTGCTACGTGGTGGGCGGAGGCCACGACTTCGATCGCACGGACGTGCCGGTGATCCGGCAGGGCCGCCCCTCGAAGGGCATCGAAATCGGAAGCGGCGTCTGGCTGGGCGCGGGGGCGGTCATCCTCGACGGGGTCGGTGTGGGTCACGACGCGGTCGTCGGCGCCCATGCCGTCGTCACGCAGGACGTCCCGCCGTTCGCGGTGGCGGCCGGGGCGCCCGCGCGGGTGATCCGCGACCGCCGAGAGCCAGGATGACGGTGTCGGCACCGCCGCCACCGGCGGCGCGGTACGGAAGGGGAGTGGGTGGGCCGCCGCCGGGCGAGTACCCACCGCCGGCTGCCAAGTGGAGTCCCGGAGCCCTCGCCCGGTGGGGCGCCGCCCTGCTGGTCTCGGGCGGGCTCCTCGCCTATCTCTTCGTATCCCGAGACGTCGACCCCCGGGCCATCGGCCCGATGGTGAGCGCCATCTCGCTTCCAGGCGTGGCGGCCTTCGTCCTGGTGTCCCTCGTGGCCCTCGTCCTGCGCGCGCTCCGCTACTGGATCCTCCTGGAGCGGCGGGCGCCTCTCTGGCCACTCACGCTCGTCACCCTCGTCCGCAACCTCTTCGTGGACCTGGTGCCGGCGCGGGCCGGGGCGGCGGCGAGCTACCTCTATCTGGTGACGGCCCGGCTCGGGCTCCCGGCGGAGGCGGCAATCGCGTCGTTCGCGCTCTCCTTCGTCCTGGACACCCTGGCCCTCGCCCCGCTGCTGCTCCTGGCCGTCTTGCTGGCGGGGACGGGGCCGCTCCCGCCGCTCGTGCTGGTGGGCGGGAGCCTGGTCATCCTGGTGGGCGCCATGGCGGCGTTGCTGGTGCTCGCCCCGGTGCTCCGGGTGGCGGCCAACGTCGCCGCCCGCCTGCCGGGCCTTCTGGCGCGTGCCGCGACGCCGCTCAAGCGCGCGGCCGCCGAGGTCCGCCAGCTCGACGTCCGCCGGGTGCTGGTGCCGGCCTTCGGGCTGTCGCTGCTCTTGCGGGTGGCCAAGTACGGCGCCTACTACTGTCTCCTCCAGGCGCTCCTGGTCGGCCAGGGACATGCGTGGTGGAGCCTCGACTTTCTCCGGGTCTTCCTGAGCGTGGCCGGGGCCGAGCTGGCGGCCTCGCTGCCGCTGCCGACGATCGCGAGCCTGGGCCCCTACGAAGCCGTCGGCGCGCTCGGCTTCGAGCAGTGGCTGGGGTTCGGGCGCGAGCTGGCGACGCTGGCCGCCACGGCGTTCCACGGGCTGTCGCAGATTCACGATTACAGCCTCGGCCTCCTGGCGCTCTCGTGGATCATGGCGCCCTGGGCCGGGCGGTATACTGGGGCGAGGTGATGCTGCGCAAAGTCGTCATCGGAGGCGCCCTCGGTCTCCTCCTCGGGGCCGGGGCGGTCGCGGCGCTGCCGCGGGTGGCCCACGACCTCCCCAAGCCCCTGGCCGAGGTCGCCCAGCTTCCGGAGCGGCTCTGGACGCGCGTCTTCCCGCCGCGCACGCCGAAGCGCCAGCGGCTCGACGGGCTGACGGGCCCGGAGCGGGAGGCGGCGCGGGCACTGGGGCGGCGGCTCGACGGGCTCATCGTCTGGTCGTCGAACCGGAGCGGGAACCATGAGCTCTACCTGCTCGATCTGGGGGAGCAGGCGGTCCGGCGCCTCACCAACCATCCGAACGTCGACTTCTTCAGCCGCTTCTCCCCCGACGGGCGGCGCATCGTGTTCCTCCGAAGCCAGCGGGAGTGGGTGAGCTTCCGCGAGTCGACGGCCTGGGACGTGATGCTGATCAACGTGGACGGGACGGGCGAGGAGCGGATCGCCCGAAGCGGATACCATCCGACCTGGACGGCCGACGGGCGGGCGGTGATCTTCCACCGTGAGATGCAGGTCTTCCGCTACGACCTCGACAGCCGGCAGGAGACGCTGATCTTCGAGGCGAAGAAGCACGTTCCCGGGGTCACCGAGATCGGCGACTTCGAGCTGGGGCCGGACGGCACGCGGCTCGCGTTCGGGCTCCGGGGGCCGTTTTCCGGGGCGGCCGTCTACGACCTCAAAGGGGGGACGCTTGCGCCGCTGACCAAGGTGCAGGCGTGCCAGCCCACGTGGGCGCCCGACGGGCAGAGCCTGGTGTGGATCGAGATCGAAGGGCATGGCGGCACCCGCGTGATGACGGGCCGGCCGGACGGAAGCGACCGGCGCGTGTTCATGGACCTGCCGGGCGCCTACAGCCACGAGTACTTCCCCAAGCTCGCCAACGACGGCCACTGGCTCGTCTGGGGGGCGGCGGCCGAAGGGCACGAGCACGACCGCGCCGACTACGAGATCTTCGTCTGGGAGATCGGCACCCCGCCGACCGAAATCGTCCGCCTGACGCACCACGAGGCGAACGACCAGTGGCCCGACCTCTGGGTGCGGCCCCGCCGCTAAGTCATTTCGGGGGGTCTCGGAAGACCCCCCCGATGCCCCCCGGTCGTGGCGGCGGCGAAGCCGCCGCTCGGAGCACTCCTCGACCCACCAGGCGCTCGGTAGTCTTTTCGGGGGGGTCTCGGAAGACCCCCCCGATGCCCCCCCCGTTCGTGGCGGCGGCGAAGCCGCCGCTCGGAGCACTCCTCGACCCACCAGGCGCTCGGTGGTCGGCGCTCGGTGGTCGGCGCCGGGTTACTCCGACACCCTGCTAGCCCCAATCGGCGAATACGCGAAGCGGGCCCTGGAAGGGAGAGGGAGCGGAGTAGGAGCGGCTATCGGAGCGCTGGCGCGGGTACTGTATTCGTCGTTCAGGGCTAGTATCGGGGTCAGAACTTCTCGAGGAGGTCGCTCAGGTACTCCATCAGGTGCCACTTCACCGTCTTGTAGAGGGCGCCTGAGAAGAGCAGCGCCCCCAGCACCTTCGCCCGCTCGGCCAGCCTGGCGTCGGACGTCGCCCGCCGGTAGAGCGTGCTGTGGGGACGGCTCACCTCCTCGAGGGGTCGCTCCGCCGTGTAGTAGTAGAGCGCCACCGACTTCCGGCTCATCGTCGGCGGGCACTTGAGCGGCCGCGGGTGGCCGTGAAAGGCGACGTCGGTGGTGCTGAAGATGACGCAACGATTCAGCGCCGGGACGACGCTCTTCCCGCAGCCCGACATGTCGGGACGCCACAGCTCGAGGTTCCCGTCCCACTCGCCCCGCCACTCGCGGTTCAGGTAGAGGAGGAGGTTGAGCCGCCGGTGATAGCCGGTGGCGGGATGGTAGTTGAAGTCCGCGTGGACCCTCAGGTACCCGCCCGGCACGATCTGGTGGAGCCCGCCGCCCTCCAGCTCACCGTCGGCCGAGAGGCCCGCGATGCCCGTCAGCGCCTCCAGGTACTCGAGCAGGGGCGGCGAGTTCAGCTCCCGGATCACGGCCTGAAAGAGCTCGGGCAAGGCGCCGAGCGTGTTGCAGGCGAACTTATGCGAGTTCAGGTGGAGGTGGTGCTTCCACAGGGTGTGATCGACTTTCGGGAACTGCGCCTCGAGGGCGGCGGCCACCTCGGCCTTCAGGAAGCCGTCGATGACGATGTGGGGAAACGGCGACGCCGCCTGGTAGGCGGCGGGAGCGCCCGCGAGCGTCTCGCGCAGACGCTCCTCGTCGATGTAGTCCATCCCGGCTCCCCCCCTGGGCGGGGATTATATCAGGGTTCCCCCGGGCCATGGAAATCGAGGGGTCCCGCGCCCGGGGGCCTATACTTGGGCCGTGGGCCTGCGACGGGAGGCAAGGCCGTGAACGTGCTGGTCACCGGCGGGGCGGGGTTCATCGGGAGCTTCGTCGTCGACGCCCTGGTGGCGCGAGGCGATCGGGTGCGGATCCTCGATAGCCTCGACTCCCAGGTGCATCCCGGCGGGGCGGCCCCCCGGTATCTCCACCCCGAGGCGGAGCTCCACCGCGGCGACGTCCGGGACGCCCCGACGGTCCAGCGGGCCCTGGCCGGGATGGACGGCGTGCTCCACCTGGCGGCCGTGGTCGGGGTGGGGCAGTCCATGTATCAGGTGGACCGCTACGTCGATCACAACGGCCGCGGGACGGCGGTGCTGCTCGACGAGGTGATCAAGGGCCGGGACGCGGTCCAGAAGCTGGTCGTCGCCTCGTCGATGAGCCTCTACGGAGAGGGGAGCTACGTCTGTCCGGCCTGCGGGCCCGTGTCAGACGATGAGCGGTTCGCGGCGGCGGCCGCCGCCCGCCGCTGGGAGATCGCGTGCCCGAGCTGTGGCGAGCGGCTCGTCCCGGTGCCTACGGGGGAGTCCAAGCCGGCCCGCGCCACCTCCGTCTACGCCATCACCAAGCGTCTCCAGGAGGAGCTGGCGCTGGCGATCGGCCGGGCCTACGGGATTCCCACGGTCGCCCTGCGCTTCTTCAACGTGTACGGTCCCCGCCAGTCCCTGTCCAATCCCTACACCGGGGTGGCGGCCATCTTCATGAGCCGGCTGCGGAACGGGCGCCCTCCGCTCGTCTTCGAGGACGGCGAGCAGAGCCGCGACTTCGTGTCGGTTCACGACCTCGTGCGCGGCATCCTGCTGGCCCTCGACCGGGACGAGGCGAACGGAGGGATCTACAACGTGGGGACCGGGGCGCCGGTCACGGTGCGCCAGATCGCCGAGGTCCTGGCCGAGCTCCTGGGGGTCGCCATCCCACCCGAGATCACCCACCGGTTCCGCGCCGGCGACATCCGCCACTGCTTCGCCGACATCGGGCGCATCCGGCGCGACCTGGGCTACGAGCCGCAAGTGACGCTCCGCGAGGGGCTCCGAGAGCTCGTCGCCTGGAGCCGGGACGAGCCCGCGGTCGACCGCGTCGAGGAGGCCACCGAGGAGCTGCGGACCCGGGGACTGGCGTAACGCGCGCGGCCGGCCGAGGCCGGGCCATCGTCGCCGCGTGGTATGATCGGCTGACGACGAGGCCGGGAGGAATCGTGGGGCAGAGTGTCGTGGTCGTCATGCCCGCGTACAACGCCGAGGCCACCCTCGAGCGGACCTGGCGCGATCTCCCCCGGGACATGGTGGACGAGGTCATCCTGGTGGATGACGCCAGCCGTGACCGCACGGTCGAGATCGCCCGCGACCTCGGTCTGACCGTGATCGTGCATTCCGAGAACCGCGGCTACGGCGCGAACCAGAAGACCTGCTACCGGGCCGCCCTCGAACGCAAGGCCGACATCATCGCCATGATCCATCCCGACTACCAGTACGACGCCCGCCTGCTCCCGCTCCTCGTCGGCTTCGTCGAGCTCGGGATCTGCGACCTCGTCCTGGGCTCCCGGGTCCGGAGCCGGGCGGAGGCCCTGGCCGGCCACATGCCGGTCTGGAAGTACTTCGCCAACCGGGCCCTCACCATCACCGAGAATCTCGTGCTCGGCCAGAACCTCGGCGACTTCCACTCCGGCTTCCGCGTCTATGCCCGCACGGTGCTGGAGACGGTCCCCTTCGAGCGGAACTCGGACGACTTCGTCTTCGATTCCGAGATGCTCGTCCAGGCCGCCCACTTCGGATTCCGGATCGGCGATTGCCCGGTTCCCGCGCGGTACTTCGCGGAGGCGTCCTCGATCGGCTTCCGCCGGAGCGTCGTCTACGGGCTCGCGACCCTCCGGGTCCTCTTCCAGTTCGTGGCCCACCGGGCGGGGGTGCTCGACTGCCCGCTGTTCCGTCCGCGACCGGCGCCCGGCGCTTCATGAGATTCGGGCGGCTCCAGCCTTACGGCCTGGCGGTGGGGGCGAGCGTGGCCGCCTTCCTCCTCTCGCGCCTGCTCGAGCCGCTCATCGACCCGACGGAGTTCCCGCTCTTCCTGGGCGCCGTCATGCTCAGCGCCTGGTACGGCGGCCTGGGGCCGGGGCTGCTGGCCACCGCCCTGGGCATCGCGACCGGCTTCTCCTTCTTTGTCCCGGCGACGCCGCTCGGGGAGCTCAGCTGGAACACGTGGGTCCGGCTCGGCGTGTTCCTCGTGGAAGCCCTGGTGGTCAGCGGCCTCACCGGAGCCCTGCGCGCGTCCCAGGCGCGGGCCGAAGCCCTCGTCGCCCGGACCGAGGCGGCGCGGGCCGAGGTCGAGACCGCCGCCCGCCGGATCCAGGACCTCCAGCAGGTGACCGACGCCGCCCTCGCCCACCTGCGCCTCGACGATCTCCTGCCGGAGCTGATCCGGCGGATCCGGCAGACGCTGCCGGCGGACACGGTGGTGATCCTGCTGCTCAGCGAGGACGAGCAGGAGCTCCTCGTGCGGGCCGCCTATGGGCTCGAGCAGGAGGTCCGGGAGGGCGTCCGGATCCCGGTCGGCCGCGGCATCGCCGGCCAGATCGCCGCCCGCCGCGAGCCGATCATCCTGGAGAACCTGTCTCAGGTCGAGATCTCGAGCCCGGTCCTCCGCGCCAAGGGGCTCCAGTCGCTCCTCGGCGTCCCCCTCATGGTCGAGGGTCGGGTCATCGGGGTCGTTCATGTCGGGACGCTGCGGCCTCGCTCGTTCACGGACGACGACACCCGGCTCCTGCGTCTGGTCGCCGACCGGATCGCCCTCGCCATCGACCACGCCCGGCTCTACGAAGCGGCCGAGCGGGCGCGCGCCGCCGCCGAAGCGGCCGAGCGGCGCTTCCGGCTGCTGGTCGACGGCGTGCCCGACTACGCCGCCTACTTGGTCGACCGCGAGTACCGGATAGCGAGCTGGAACGCCGGCGCCGAGCGCATGAAGGGCTACCGGGACGACGAGATCATGGGGCAGCCGTTCGCGCGGTTCTATCCGGACGACGAGGTCCGGCGAGGCGCCGCCGAGCGGGCGCTGGCCGGGGCGGCCGCCGAAGGCCGGTGGGAAGAGGAGGGCTGGCGGGTCCGGAAGGACGGCTCGCGCTTCTGGGCGAGTGTGCTGGTCACGGCCATGCGCGACGGCGCCGGGCGGCTCCTCGGCTTCTCCGTGATCAGCCATGATCTGACCGAGCGACGGCGGGCGGCGTCGACCCGCGCGCGTCTCCTCGACCAGGTGATCGCCGCCCAGGAAGAGGAGCGGCGTCGGGTTGCCCGCGAGCTGCACGACGAGACGGGCCAGTCCCTCACCTCGCTCCTGGTCGGGCTCCGCACCGTCCACGATGCCGACACGCTCGAGGCCGCGCGAGTCCGCGCGGCGGAGCTCCGGGAGATCACCGCCCGCACGCTGGCCGAAGTGCGGCGCCTCGCCTGGGGCCTCCATCCGAGCGCGCTCGACGAGCTCGGGCTGGTCGCCGCGCTCGAGCACCATGCGGCCGAGTACACGCAGGCTCACGGCATCGTGGTGGACGTCGAGGCCTGGGGGCTCGATGGCCAGCGCCTGCCGGCGCCCGTCGAGCGGGCGCTCTACCGCATCCTCCAGGAAGCCCTCACCAATGCCGCCCGGCACGCCCGGGCGCAGAAGGTGAGCGTCGTCATCCAGCGGCATCCGGCCTGGGTGCAGGTGATCGTGGCCGACGACGGCTGCGGCTTCGATGTGGAGGCCGCCCTTCGGGCGGCGGGCGCCGCGGGCCGGCTGGGACTCCACGGGATGCGCGAGCGTGCCGCGCTCCTGGAGGGGTCCGTCACGATCGAATCGACGCCCGGCGAGGGCACGACGGTCTACGTCCGGGTCCCGCTCGCCTCCGAACCACCCCGGGAGCATCTCACGGGAACGACATGACCCGGATCCGGGTCTTCATCGCCGATGACCACGCCGTCCTGCGGGCCGGGCTCCGGATGCTGCTCGGCGCCCAGCCCGACATGGAGGTCGTGGGGGAGGCGGCCGACGGCGACGAGGCCGTGCGGGCCGTCGTCGAGACCCGGCCGGACGTGGCCCTGGTCGACCTCACCATGCCGGGGAGCGGCGGCCTCAAGGCCATCGAGCGCATCCGGCAGGAATCGCCGCGGACGCGGGTGCTCGTCCTCACCATGCACGACGGGCCGGCCTACCTGCGCGCCGCGCTCGCCGCCGGGAGCTCCGGCTACGTCGTCAAGAGCGCGGCGGACGCCGAGCTCCTGTCGGCGATCCGGACCGTCCACCGGGGGCGCACGGTCGTCGATCCGGCTCTCGCCGCGCTGCTGGTCCAGTCGGCCTACGGGCGCAAGCCTGTTGGAGGCCGCGGGAGCGGAGGCGGCGCGGCGAGCCTGCTGAGCCCGCGCGAGCGCGAGGTCCTCGACCTGGTCGCCCAGGGGCACACCAATCAGCAG includes:
- a CDS encoding acyltransferase, whose product is MTEPRDERLSDVPRALFDDRRSAGQRYMDLFVGERGWWPLVRYETVMLLASWVPGALGLLLRSRLYPRLLGACGRNVSFGVNVTLRHPRKIRIGDDVAVDDGCVLDAKGTANEGIRIGRRVFLGRNTILTCKDGDIVLEDGVNISYHCAVFSASSVRIGADTLLAAYCYVVGGGHDFDRTDVPVIRQGRPSKGIEIGSGVWLGAGAVILDGVGVGHDAVVGAHAVVTQDVPPFAVAAGAPARVIRDRREPG
- a CDS encoding lysylphosphatidylglycerol synthase transmembrane domain-containing protein, with the translated sequence MTVSAPPPPAARYGRGVGGPPPGEYPPPAAKWSPGALARWGAALLVSGGLLAYLFVSRDVDPRAIGPMVSAISLPGVAAFVLVSLVALVLRALRYWILLERRAPLWPLTLVTLVRNLFVDLVPARAGAAASYLYLVTARLGLPAEAAIASFALSFVLDTLALAPLLLLAVLLAGTGPLPPLVLVGGSLVILVGAMAALLVLAPVLRVAANVAARLPGLLARAATPLKRAAAEVRQLDVRRVLVPAFGLSLLLRVAKYGAYYCLLQALLVGQGHAWWSLDFLRVFLSVAGAELAASLPLPTIASLGPYEAVGALGFEQWLGFGRELATLAATAFHGLSQIHDYSLGLLALSWIMAPWAGRYTGAR
- a CDS encoding NAD-dependent epimerase/dehydratase family protein, which encodes MNVLVTGGAGFIGSFVVDALVARGDRVRILDSLDSQVHPGGAAPRYLHPEAELHRGDVRDAPTVQRALAGMDGVLHLAAVVGVGQSMYQVDRYVDHNGRGTAVLLDEVIKGRDAVQKLVVASSMSLYGEGSYVCPACGPVSDDERFAAAAAARRWEIACPSCGERLVPVPTGESKPARATSVYAITKRLQEELALAIGRAYGIPTVALRFFNVYGPRQSLSNPYTGVAAIFMSRLRNGRPPLVFEDGEQSRDFVSVHDLVRGILLALDRDEANGGIYNVGTGAPVTVRQIAEVLAELLGVAIPPEITHRFRAGDIRHCFADIGRIRRDLGYEPQVTLREGLRELVAWSRDEPAVDRVEEATEELRTRGLA
- a CDS encoding GAF domain-containing protein; this translates as MRFGRLQPYGLAVGASVAAFLLSRLLEPLIDPTEFPLFLGAVMLSAWYGGLGPGLLATALGIATGFSFFVPATPLGELSWNTWVRLGVFLVEALVVSGLTGALRASQARAEALVARTEAARAEVETAARRIQDLQQVTDAALAHLRLDDLLPELIRRIRQTLPADTVVILLLSEDEQELLVRAAYGLEQEVREGVRIPVGRGIAGQIAARREPIILENLSQVEISSPVLRAKGLQSLLGVPLMVEGRVIGVVHVGTLRPRSFTDDDTRLLRLVADRIALAIDHARLYEAAERARAAAEAAERRFRLLVDGVPDYAAYLVDREYRIASWNAGAERMKGYRDDEIMGQPFARFYPDDEVRRGAAERALAGAAAEGRWEEEGWRVRKDGSRFWASVLVTAMRDGAGRLLGFSVISHDLTERRRAASTRARLLDQVIAAQEEERRRVARELHDETGQSLTSLLVGLRTVHDADTLEAARVRAAELREITARTLAEVRRLAWGLHPSALDELGLVAALEHHAAEYTQAHGIVVDVEAWGLDGQRLPAPVERALYRILQEALTNAARHARAQKVSVVIQRHPAWVQVIVADDGCGFDVEAALRAAGAAGRLGLHGMRERAALLEGSVTIESTPGEGTTVYVRVPLASEPPREHLTGTT
- a CDS encoding glycosyltransferase family 2 protein — protein: MGQSVVVVMPAYNAEATLERTWRDLPRDMVDEVILVDDASRDRTVEIARDLGLTVIVHSENRGYGANQKTCYRAALERKADIIAMIHPDYQYDARLLPLLVGFVELGICDLVLGSRVRSRAEALAGHMPVWKYFANRALTITENLVLGQNLGDFHSGFRVYARTVLETVPFERNSDDFVFDSEMLVQAAHFGFRIGDCPVPARYFAEASSIGFRRSVVYGLATLRVLFQFVAHRAGVLDCPLFRPRPAPGAS
- a CDS encoding 2OG-Fe(II) oxygenase, with the translated sequence MDYIDEERLRETLAGAPAAYQAASPFPHIVIDGFLKAEVAAALEAQFPKVDHTLWKHHLHLNSHKFACNTLGALPELFQAVIRELNSPPLLEYLEALTGIAGLSADGELEGGGLHQIVPGGYLRVHADFNYHPATGYHRRLNLLLYLNREWRGEWDGNLELWRPDMSGCGKSVVPALNRCVIFSTTDVAFHGHPRPLKCPPTMSRKSVALYYYTAERPLEEVSRPHSTLYRRATSDARLAERAKVLGALLFSGALYKTVKWHLMEYLSDLLEKF
- a CDS encoding response regulator transcription factor, with the translated sequence MTRIRVFIADDHAVLRAGLRMLLGAQPDMEVVGEAADGDEAVRAVVETRPDVALVDLTMPGSGGLKAIERIRQESPRTRVLVLTMHDGPAYLRAALAAGSSGYVVKSAADAELLSAIRTVHRGRTVVDPALAALLVQSAYGRKPVGGRGSGGGAASLLSPREREVLDLVAQGHTNQQ